One Streptomyces sp. RPA4-2 genomic window carries:
- a CDS encoding MerR family transcriptional regulator, with protein MTADDSYGRLDDDNYPAYTMGRAAEILGTTQGFLRAIGEARLITPLRSAGGHRRYSRYQLRIAGRARELVDQGTPIEAACRIIILEDQLEEAQRINAEYRRTAQSENPTAAA; from the coding sequence ATGACAGCAGACGACTCGTACGGCCGGCTCGACGATGACAACTACCCCGCCTACACGATGGGCCGGGCCGCCGAGATACTCGGCACCACCCAGGGCTTCTTGCGTGCCATCGGCGAAGCCCGCCTGATCACCCCGCTGCGCTCCGCGGGCGGCCACCGCCGCTACTCCCGCTACCAGCTGCGCATCGCCGGCCGCGCCCGGGAACTCGTCGACCAGGGCACCCCGATCGAGGCCGCTTGCCGCATCATCATCCTCGAAGACCAGCTCGAAGAAGCCCAGCGCATCAACGCCGAGTACCGGCGCACCGCCCAATCGGAGAATCCAACAGCCGCGGCTTGA
- a CDS encoding cold-shock protein, translating to MATGTVKWFNAEKGFGFIAQDGGGPDVFAHYSAINSSGFRELQEGQVVTFDVTQGQKGPQAENINPA from the coding sequence ATGGCTACGGGAACTGTGAAGTGGTTCAACGCGGAGAAGGGCTTCGGCTTCATCGCCCAGGACGGCGGCGGCCCGGATGTCTTCGCGCACTACTCCGCGATCAACTCCTCGGGCTTCCGTGAGCTCCAGGAGGGACAGGTCGTGACGTTCGACGTCACCCAGGGCCAGAAGGGCCCGCAGGCCGAGAACATCAACCCGGCCTGA
- a CDS encoding GNAT family N-acetyltransferase: protein MPDVSVRLADTADRPVLERLWLMFRHDLSQFYEVLPDTDGAFRTDRLDSALTDTDWAAYLVTVDTRPAGLAFVRALTGPKRVLNSFFIVRGARRKGIGLSAVQQVIARHHGPWEVAFQDANTRAVHFWRRVATEIAGPAWTEEHRPVPHRPDLPPDVWISFDPPHTNNPHQ, encoded by the coding sequence ATGCCAGACGTGTCCGTCCGCTTAGCGGATACCGCAGACCGCCCCGTGCTGGAACGGCTATGGCTGATGTTCCGCCACGACCTGTCCCAGTTCTATGAAGTCCTCCCCGATACCGACGGGGCGTTCCGCACCGACCGGCTCGACAGCGCACTCACCGACACCGACTGGGCCGCCTACCTCGTGACGGTCGATACACGCCCGGCCGGCCTTGCCTTCGTCCGGGCTCTGACCGGCCCGAAACGCGTGCTCAACAGCTTCTTCATCGTCCGCGGAGCACGCAGGAAAGGCATCGGTCTCAGCGCCGTCCAGCAGGTGATAGCCCGACACCACGGCCCCTGGGAGGTCGCCTTCCAGGACGCCAACACCCGCGCAGTCCACTTCTGGCGACGCGTCGCCACAGAAATCGCCGGTCCCGCATGGACCGAGGAACACAGACCAGTCCCCCACCGGCCAGACCTCCCACCCGACGTCTGGATCTCCTTCGACCCGCCACACACCAACAACCCACACCAGTGA
- a CDS encoding GNAT family N-acetyltransferase — protein MDTHLLQLSAHGLVLRQWTSNDLAVMQELFDDPDVAYRTPLESPFGQTAALRYLHSAEQARRDNIRIHLAITTDGHQALGEILLNRATGSIGYIVGAAHRGQRMAVRALRTMTEFAHSAPALPKVILEIEPDNQPSIAVARSAAFHLSSSAHETVTDKGRTYDLLTWEHNLTAVARG, from the coding sequence ATGGACACGCATCTCCTCCAACTCAGCGCCCATGGGCTCGTGCTTCGTCAATGGACGAGCAATGATCTCGCCGTCATGCAAGAGCTGTTCGACGACCCCGATGTCGCTTACCGGACCCCGTTGGAGTCACCGTTCGGCCAGACCGCCGCACTGCGATATCTGCACAGCGCAGAACAAGCCCGACGCGACAACATCCGGATCCATCTGGCCATCACCACTGATGGACACCAGGCGCTGGGAGAAATCCTGCTCAACCGTGCCACGGGCAGCATCGGCTATATCGTCGGCGCCGCCCACCGGGGACAGCGGATGGCAGTGCGTGCGCTTCGAACGATGACCGAGTTCGCGCACTCCGCCCCCGCCCTCCCGAAGGTGATCCTGGAGATCGAACCCGACAATCAGCCCAGCATCGCCGTCGCACGATCGGCCGCCTTCCACCTGTCCAGCTCAGCCCACGAGACCGTTACCGACAAGGGCCGGACCTACGATCTCCTCACCTGGGAACACAACCTGACCGCCGTCGCACGAGGTTAG
- a CDS encoding MarR family winged helix-turn-helix transcriptional regulator, translated as MCNNLALRKASRYLGATYDKALAPLGLRATQFSTLQLLSVHEGMTITRLADMIAMDRTTMASNLKPLEREGLVTIEPSATDRRARIVTITPGGVARMKAALPLWESAQAEFEKKFGAEDAARMRAFLEAVLDTGFDPWAE; from the coding sequence TTGTGTAACAACCTGGCGCTGCGCAAGGCGTCTCGGTATCTCGGTGCGACGTACGACAAGGCCCTGGCTCCGCTGGGCCTGCGGGCGACACAGTTCAGTACTTTGCAGCTGCTCAGCGTTCACGAAGGCATGACGATCACTCGTCTCGCCGACATGATCGCCATGGACCGGACGACGATGGCGTCCAACCTCAAGCCGCTGGAGCGCGAGGGGCTGGTCACCATTGAGCCGTCGGCGACCGACCGCCGTGCGCGGATAGTGACCATCACGCCCGGCGGCGTGGCCCGGATGAAGGCGGCGCTCCCGCTCTGGGAGAGTGCGCAGGCGGAGTTCGAGAAGAAGTTCGGTGCCGAGGATGCGGCCCGGATGCGTGCCTTCCTTGAGGCTGTCCTCGATACCGGCTTCGATCCATGGGCTGAGTGA
- a CDS encoding nitrilase-related carbon-nitrogen hydrolase, with product MTVVKAAAVQISPVLYSRAGTVGKVVEKIHELGRKGVQFAVFPETVVPYYPYFSFVQPPYTMAKEHLRLMEEAVTVPSADTDAIGAAAREAGMVVSIGVNERDGGSLYNTQLLFDADGTLIQRRRKLTPTYHERMVWGQGDASGLRAVDSAVGRIGQLACWEHYLPLARYALIADGEQIHAAMYPGSFGGELFAEQIEVNIRQHALESACFVVNATAWLDADQQAKLAKDTGAPAAAMSGGFFTAIVDPEGRIIGEPLTSGEGEVIADLDFELIDRRKRLADTRGHYSRPELLSLMVDRTPASHLRERDAHAGTHSFTTSGGDRTADTQ from the coding sequence ATGACCGTCGTCAAGGCAGCTGCTGTGCAGATCAGCCCCGTTCTCTACAGCCGTGCGGGCACGGTAGGGAAAGTAGTGGAGAAGATTCATGAACTGGGCCGGAAGGGTGTCCAGTTCGCGGTTTTCCCGGAGACCGTCGTCCCGTACTACCCGTACTTCTCCTTCGTGCAGCCGCCCTACACCATGGCCAAGGAGCACCTGCGGCTGATGGAGGAGGCGGTGACCGTGCCGTCCGCCGACACCGACGCGATCGGCGCGGCCGCCCGTGAAGCCGGCATGGTCGTCTCGATCGGCGTCAACGAGCGTGACGGTGGTTCCCTCTACAACACCCAGCTGCTCTTCGACGCGGACGGCACGCTGATCCAACGCCGCCGCAAGCTCACGCCGACCTACCACGAGCGAATGGTCTGGGGCCAGGGCGATGCTTCGGGACTGCGCGCGGTGGACAGCGCCGTCGGCCGGATCGGCCAGCTCGCCTGCTGGGAGCACTACCTGCCCCTGGCCCGCTACGCGCTGATCGCCGACGGCGAGCAGATCCACGCCGCGATGTACCCCGGCTCCTTCGGCGGCGAGCTGTTCGCCGAGCAGATCGAGGTCAACATCCGTCAGCACGCACTGGAGTCGGCCTGCTTCGTGGTCAACGCCACCGCCTGGCTCGACGCGGACCAGCAGGCGAAGCTCGCCAAGGACACCGGCGCCCCAGCCGCTGCGATGTCCGGCGGCTTCTTCACCGCCATCGTCGACCCCGAGGGCCGCATCATCGGCGAACCGCTCACGTCCGGCGAGGGCGAGGTCATCGCCGACCTGGACTTCGAGCTGATCGACCGGCGCAAGCGCCTGGCGGACACACGCGGCCACTACAGCCGCCCGGAACTGCTCAGCCTCATGGTCGACCGCACCCCGGCATCCCACCTCCGCGAGCGCGACGCCCACGCCGGAACCCACTCCTTCACGACATCCGGTGGGGACCGCACCGCCGACACCCAGTGA
- a CDS encoding VOC family protein → MYMKLELIVLPVTDVDRAKAFYEQVGFRLDLDKAVSEDWRAVHFTPPGSGTSIMFGAGMTSAAPGSAQGLYLVVSDIEEAHTELTSRGIEVSEVFHDAGGLLYHGHEGGTLTHALEGQGRLPGAHPERASYGSFLTFRDPDGNGWVLQEITERFPGR, encoded by the coding sequence ATGTACATGAAGCTCGAACTCATCGTCCTGCCGGTCACTGACGTCGACCGGGCCAAGGCCTTCTACGAGCAGGTGGGATTCCGCCTGGACCTCGACAAGGCCGTCAGCGAGGACTGGCGGGCCGTGCACTTCACGCCGCCCGGCTCCGGAACCTCGATCATGTTCGGCGCCGGGATGACCTCAGCCGCCCCGGGCTCGGCCCAGGGGCTGTACCTCGTCGTCTCCGACATCGAGGAGGCGCACACCGAACTCACCAGCCGCGGCATCGAGGTGAGCGAGGTGTTCCACGACGCCGGCGGGCTGCTGTACCACGGCCACGAGGGCGGAACACTCACCCACGCCCTCGAAGGTCAGGGGCGGCTCCCCGGTGCGCACCCCGAGCGCGCTTCCTACGGCTCCTTCCTGACCTTCCGCGATCCCGACGGGAACGGCTGGGTGCTCCAGGAGATCACGGAGCGCTTCCCCGGCCGCTGA
- a CDS encoding alpha/beta fold hydrolase has protein sequence MSMSPIEPSGQEGLGPDQPTAHRTTPRRGFSRRAFVGGAAASAAAAGISLAAGGLTPAVAGEPRRMPKGFDSVATAPHLPAGFTKTFTSRFVQANGIRQHVVTGGEGPPLLLVHGWPENWYAWRMVMPELARRHTVVAVDQRGIGLTDKPRSGYDSGTLAKDLVALMSALGHERFAVAGHDTGLIISYALAADHPERVARVALLEVPGPPTRKGSPLLFEPEPVNNRVWHIPFNWIDHELTEQLVKGREEIFFGYEFDIQGGPKLPEYARQYYFRLFSDPEALRGSFGLYRAWDATLDQNAGRGESKLPMPVLAVGGSEGYGSHVADAMMPLADDVQGVVIPGAGHWVAEQAPRELLDELTHFLAPYRRAAGPSR, from the coding sequence ATGAGCATGTCGCCCATAGAACCGTCCGGCCAGGAGGGCCTTGGCCCTGACCAGCCCACGGCCCACCGCACCACCCCGCGGCGCGGATTCTCACGACGCGCCTTCGTCGGCGGCGCGGCCGCTTCCGCCGCTGCCGCGGGCATCTCGCTGGCGGCGGGTGGCCTGACGCCCGCCGTCGCCGGCGAGCCCAGGCGGATGCCGAAAGGCTTCGACTCGGTCGCCACGGCGCCGCACCTGCCGGCAGGATTCACCAAGACGTTCACCAGCCGGTTCGTCCAGGCCAACGGGATCCGCCAGCACGTGGTCACCGGAGGTGAGGGGCCACCGCTGCTCCTGGTGCACGGCTGGCCGGAGAACTGGTACGCCTGGCGCATGGTGATGCCGGAGCTGGCACGGCGCCACACAGTCGTCGCCGTCGACCAGCGCGGCATCGGATTGACCGACAAGCCGAGGAGCGGGTACGACTCCGGCACTCTCGCCAAGGACCTGGTCGCGCTGATGAGCGCGCTCGGGCACGAGCGGTTTGCCGTGGCCGGCCACGACACCGGCCTGATCATCAGCTATGCGCTGGCGGCGGACCATCCGGAGCGGGTCGCCCGCGTGGCTCTCCTGGAGGTCCCCGGTCCTCCGACCCGTAAGGGCTCTCCGCTCCTGTTCGAACCCGAGCCTGTCAACAACCGGGTCTGGCACATCCCCTTCAACTGGATCGACCACGAGCTGACCGAGCAGCTGGTCAAGGGCCGGGAAGAGATCTTCTTCGGCTACGAGTTCGACATCCAGGGCGGACCGAAGCTGCCGGAGTATGCGCGGCAGTACTACTTCCGCCTCTTTTCGGACCCCGAAGCCCTGCGGGGCAGCTTCGGCCTCTACCGGGCGTGGGACGCCACCCTCGACCAGAACGCCGGGCGCGGGGAGAGCAAGCTGCCCATGCCGGTCCTGGCGGTCGGAGGATCGGAAGGCTACGGCTCGCATGTCGCGGACGCGATGATGCCCCTCGCGGACGACGTGCAGGGCGTGGTCATCCCCGGCGCTGGCCACTGGGTCGCCGAGCAGGCTCCCAGGGAACTGCTCGACGAACTGACGCACTTCCTGGCCCCGTACCGCCGCGCCGCCGGCCCGTCCCGCTAG